A stretch of the Ptiloglossa arizonensis isolate GNS036 chromosome 1, iyPtiAriz1_principal, whole genome shotgun sequence genome encodes the following:
- the Phr6-4 gene encoding (6-4)-photolyase isoform X1 gives MVTEERGEKGKMTGGRNREINPEAAVRGDGGKHTVHWFRKGLRLHDNPSLRESLAGASTFRCVFVLDPWFAGSTNVGINKWRFLLQCLEDLDCSLRKLNSRLFVIRGQPAEALPKLFKEWGTTNLTFEEDPEPFGRVRDHNISTLCKELGISVVQRVSHTLYKLDEIIEKNGGKPPLTYHQFQNVVASMDPPEPPVSTVISSCVGSAYTPLKEDHDDHYGVPTLEELGFDTEGLRPPVWVGGESEALARLGRHLERKAWVASFGRPKMTPQSLLPSQTGLSPYLRFGCLSTRLFYYQLTDLYKKIKKAVPPLSLHGQLLWREFFYCAATKNPNFDRMQGNPICVQIPWDKNVEALAKWANGQTGFPWIDAIMTQLREEGWIHHLARHAVACFLTRGDLWISWEEGMKVFDELLLDADWSVNAGMWMWLSCSSFFQQFFHCYCPVRFGRKADPNGDYIRRYLPVLKNFPTRFIHEPWNAPLSVQRAAKCIIGQDYSLPMVNHGKSSRINIERMKQVYQQLNKYRGNGASLKGETVERTSFTVGTKLQYTVQRATFMQGLLNALPPPPVKENEEDAKQKQPSPPPETKPKIEGALNQTTQQH, from the exons ATGGTGACCGAAGAACGGGGGGAGAAAGGGAAGATGACGGGCGGCCGTAATAGGGAAATAAATCCGGAAGCGGCTGTACGCGGCGATGGCGGGAAGCATACGGTTCACTGGTTTCGTAAAGGTCTCAGGTTGCACGACAATCCGTCGCTGAGAGAGAGCCTAGCCGGAGCTTCAACGTTCCGTTGCGTATTCGTCCTGGACCCGTGGTTCGCCGGAAGTACCAATGTTGGCATCAATAAGTGGAG GTTCCTGTTGCAATGTTTGGAGGACCTCGACTGTTCCTTGAGGAAACTGAATTCCAGACTGTTCGTGATACGCGGACAACCGGCGGAGGCTTTGCCGAAACTGTTCAAAGAATGGGGTACGACGAACCTGACCTTTGAGGAGGATCCAGAGCCATTCGGCCGCGTCCGGGACCATAACATCTCGACACTCTGTAAGGAGCTTGGTATCTCGGTGGTCCAAAGGGTCTCGCATACTCTCTACAAGTTGGACGA GATCATCGAGAAAAACGGAGGGAAGCCACCGTTGACGTATCATCAATTTCAAAATGTCGTTGCCAGTATGGACCCGCCGGAACCACCGGTGTCGACCGTCATTTCCTCCTGCGTGGGTTCGGCCTACACCCCTTTGAAGGAGGACCACGACGACCATTACGGCGTCCCGACGCTCGAAGAACTTG GCTTCGACACAGAGGGGCTTCGACCCCCCGTGTGGGTCGGGGGTGAGAGCGAAGCCTTGGCACGACTGGGTCGTCACCTCGAGAGGAAGGCCTGGGTGGCCAGTTTCGGCAGGCCGAAAATGACTCCGCAATCCTTGTTGCCCAGTCAAACGGGTCTCTCGCCCTACTTACGGTTCGGATGCTTGAGCACCCGACTCTTTTATTACCAGCTCACCGATCTCTACAAAAAG ATAAAGAAAGCCGTGCCCCCGCTGTCTCTGCACGGTCAGCTTCTGTGGCGCGAGTTCTTTTATTGCGCCGCCACGAAGAATCCGAATTTCGATCGGATGCAGGGCAATCCGATTTGCGTGCAGATACCTTGGGACAAGAACGTCGAGGCGCTCGCCAAGTGGGCAAAC GGCCAAACGGGATTTCCGTGGATCGATGCGATCATGACGCAGCTCAGGGAGGAGGGATGGATTCATCACTTGGCCAGACACGCGGTCGCTTGTTTCTTGACCAGAGGCGACCTTTGGATCTCCTGGGAGGAAGGAATGAAG GTATTCGACGAGCTCCTGCTGGACGCTGACTGGTCGGTGAACGCGGGGATGTGGATGTGGTTATCGTGCAGTTCCTTTTTCCAACAATTCTTCCATTGTTACTGTCCGGTGAGGTTCGGCAGGAAGGCGGACCCGAATGGCGATTATATCAG ACGGTACTTGCCGGTCTTGAAGAACTTCCCGACGAGGTTCATCCACGAACCGTGGAACGCGCCTCTCAGCGTGCAACGTGCCGCCAAATGTATCATCGGCCAGGACTACTCGTTACCGATGGTGAATCACGGCAAGAGTTCACGGATCAACATCGAGAGGATGAAGCAGGTCTATCAGCAGCTGAACAAGTATCGCGGCAACG GTGCATCGCTTAAAGGAGAGACGGTCG AGAGGACGTCTTTCACGGTCGGGACGAAATTGCAATACACCGTACAACGAGCGACTTTTATGCAAGGCTTACTGAACGCGTTACCGCCACCACCGGTGAAGGAAAACGAGGAGGACGCGAAGCAGAAGCAACCATCGCCGCCACCGGAGACCAAACCGAAGATCGAAGGTGCCCTCAATCAGACCACCCAACAACATTAA
- the Phr6-4 gene encoding (6-4)-photolyase isoform X2, which translates to MVTEERGEKGKMTGGRNREINPEAAVRGDGGKHTVHWFRKGLRLHDNPSLRESLAGASTFRCVFVLDPWFAGSTNVGINKWRFLLQCLEDLDCSLRKLNSRLFVIRGQPAEALPKLFKEWGTTNLTFEEDPEPFGRVRDHNISTLCKELGISVVQRVSHTLYKLDEIIEKNGGKPPLTYHQFQNVVASMDPPEPPVSTVISSCVGSAYTPLKEDHDDHYGVPTLEELGFDTEGLRPPVWVGGESEALARLGRHLERKAWVASFGRPKMTPQSLLPSQTGLSPYLRFGCLSTRLFYYQLTDLYKKIKKAVPPLSLHGQLLWREFFYCAATKNPNFDRMQGNPICVQIPWDKNVEALAKWANGQTGFPWIDAIMTQLREEGWIHHLARHAVACFLTRGDLWISWEEGMKVFDELLLDADWSVNAGMWMWLSCSSFFQQFFHCYCPVRFGRKADPNGDYIRRYLPVLKNFPTRFIHEPWNAPLSVQRAAKCIIGQDYSLPMVNHGKSSRINIERMKQVYQQLNKYRGNGASLKGETVGLLNALPPPPVKENEEDAKQKQPSPPPETKPKIEGALNQTTQQH; encoded by the exons ATGGTGACCGAAGAACGGGGGGAGAAAGGGAAGATGACGGGCGGCCGTAATAGGGAAATAAATCCGGAAGCGGCTGTACGCGGCGATGGCGGGAAGCATACGGTTCACTGGTTTCGTAAAGGTCTCAGGTTGCACGACAATCCGTCGCTGAGAGAGAGCCTAGCCGGAGCTTCAACGTTCCGTTGCGTATTCGTCCTGGACCCGTGGTTCGCCGGAAGTACCAATGTTGGCATCAATAAGTGGAG GTTCCTGTTGCAATGTTTGGAGGACCTCGACTGTTCCTTGAGGAAACTGAATTCCAGACTGTTCGTGATACGCGGACAACCGGCGGAGGCTTTGCCGAAACTGTTCAAAGAATGGGGTACGACGAACCTGACCTTTGAGGAGGATCCAGAGCCATTCGGCCGCGTCCGGGACCATAACATCTCGACACTCTGTAAGGAGCTTGGTATCTCGGTGGTCCAAAGGGTCTCGCATACTCTCTACAAGTTGGACGA GATCATCGAGAAAAACGGAGGGAAGCCACCGTTGACGTATCATCAATTTCAAAATGTCGTTGCCAGTATGGACCCGCCGGAACCACCGGTGTCGACCGTCATTTCCTCCTGCGTGGGTTCGGCCTACACCCCTTTGAAGGAGGACCACGACGACCATTACGGCGTCCCGACGCTCGAAGAACTTG GCTTCGACACAGAGGGGCTTCGACCCCCCGTGTGGGTCGGGGGTGAGAGCGAAGCCTTGGCACGACTGGGTCGTCACCTCGAGAGGAAGGCCTGGGTGGCCAGTTTCGGCAGGCCGAAAATGACTCCGCAATCCTTGTTGCCCAGTCAAACGGGTCTCTCGCCCTACTTACGGTTCGGATGCTTGAGCACCCGACTCTTTTATTACCAGCTCACCGATCTCTACAAAAAG ATAAAGAAAGCCGTGCCCCCGCTGTCTCTGCACGGTCAGCTTCTGTGGCGCGAGTTCTTTTATTGCGCCGCCACGAAGAATCCGAATTTCGATCGGATGCAGGGCAATCCGATTTGCGTGCAGATACCTTGGGACAAGAACGTCGAGGCGCTCGCCAAGTGGGCAAAC GGCCAAACGGGATTTCCGTGGATCGATGCGATCATGACGCAGCTCAGGGAGGAGGGATGGATTCATCACTTGGCCAGACACGCGGTCGCTTGTTTCTTGACCAGAGGCGACCTTTGGATCTCCTGGGAGGAAGGAATGAAG GTATTCGACGAGCTCCTGCTGGACGCTGACTGGTCGGTGAACGCGGGGATGTGGATGTGGTTATCGTGCAGTTCCTTTTTCCAACAATTCTTCCATTGTTACTGTCCGGTGAGGTTCGGCAGGAAGGCGGACCCGAATGGCGATTATATCAG ACGGTACTTGCCGGTCTTGAAGAACTTCCCGACGAGGTTCATCCACGAACCGTGGAACGCGCCTCTCAGCGTGCAACGTGCCGCCAAATGTATCATCGGCCAGGACTACTCGTTACCGATGGTGAATCACGGCAAGAGTTCACGGATCAACATCGAGAGGATGAAGCAGGTCTATCAGCAGCTGAACAAGTATCGCGGCAACG GTGCATCGCTTAAAGGAGAGACGGTCG GCTTACTGAACGCGTTACCGCCACCACCGGTGAAGGAAAACGAGGAGGACGCGAAGCAGAAGCAACCATCGCCGCCACCGGAGACCAAACCGAAGATCGAAGGTGCCCTCAATCAGACCACCCAACAACATTAA